A genomic window from Bacteroidota bacterium includes:
- a CDS encoding DUF4852 domain-containing protein, with protein MRILNFFQKQIFITLLFLPLTLRSQGTATNEMSFIYLMKYYYSNKIDLQQFSDAYLKRFDKDYNNYRNNEIEYSREKNGTINKIKLLCNKFTYDTVYVSAKITTNFGKYNKESQAFNFEPLPSGVYLQFAESVNFDEVNQGINSYIANGDEFNEIKMSLDSADKLLKERTVQSQSGPDKIDRRVYLKLHYSFINKIYSKSEKSVSPSKFDLKNFTVCYIHKIEVWSDECQEAKLLTVLHSKSQPPTEISNANLLSKQPLKKSTIQDETLILKPSSIYLLNSFFISSTQTCDKKSYFDITLKINKKTDGREFEFTIWTSSCMSISRLYIYIYRLHDYQYPLMVNSVNFFDKEIPYSIVRVNITDVTYEILQKRGIKKITLQVGPTVTDPGNKNYTNTYFPNCSPLGNTSTISWTLTNDIQTALFNFLSIY; from the coding sequence ATGAGAATCTTAAACTTTTTCCAAAAGCAAATTTTTATTACATTATTATTCTTACCACTTACATTACGCTCACAGGGAACTGCAACTAACGAAATGTCATTCATTTATTTAATGAAATACTATTATAGCAATAAAATTGACTTGCAACAATTTAGTGATGCATATTTAAAAAGGTTTGACAAAGATTACAATAATTATAGAAATAATGAAATAGAATATTCAAGAGAAAAAAACGGAACTATTAATAAAATTAAACTGCTTTGCAACAAATTTACTTATGACACGGTATATGTCTCGGCTAAAATAACAACAAATTTCGGCAAATATAATAAGGAATCACAAGCCTTTAACTTTGAACCGCTTCCCTCAGGCGTATATCTCCAATTTGCAGAATCTGTCAACTTTGACGAAGTAAACCAAGGAATAAATTCATACATAGCCAATGGAGATGAATTTAATGAAATCAAAATGTCACTAGATTCAGCTGACAAACTATTGAAAGAACGTACCGTGCAAAGTCAATCTGGGCCTGATAAAATTGACCGTAGGGTGTACCTAAAACTTCATTATTCTTTTATTAATAAGATATATTCTAAAAGTGAAAAATCAGTTTCTCCATCAAAATTTGACCTCAAAAACTTCACTGTGTGTTACATACATAAAATTGAAGTATGGTCAGACGAATGTCAAGAAGCAAAACTATTAACTGTATTACATTCAAAGTCACAACCACCAACAGAAATTAGTAATGCAAATCTGTTATCAAAACAACCACTTAAAAAAAGCACCATTCAAGACGAAACGCTTATACTTAAACCGTCATCCATTTATTTATTGAATAGTTTTTTTATCTCCTCAACACAAACATGCGATAAAAAGAGCTACTTTGATATCACATTAAAAATAAATAAAAAAACCGATGGCAGAGAATTTGAATTTACCATTTGGACAAGCAGTTGCATGAGTATTTCCCGGCTATATATATACATTTACCGACTTCATGATTACCAATATCCATTAATGGTAAATTCCGTTAACTTTTTTGATAAAGAGATTCCATATTCAATAGTCAGAGTAAACATTACTGATGTTACATATGAGATTTTGCAAAAGAGAGGAATCAAAAAAATAACACTTCAAGTTGGTCCAACCGTTACTGACCCAGGAAATAAAAATTACACCAATACGTATTTCCCCAACTGCTCTCCCCTCGGCAATACATCAACTATTTCATGGACATTAACAAATGATATACAAACAGCGCTATTCAACTTTTTGTCAATTTACTAA
- a CDS encoding WG repeat-containing protein → MKSPIIGFLLIAVSLFACNKKSDFISDYDLSIIPFEQNKLWGYIDKKGEILINPQFKTASLFYENIALVQTDDDKWGYINTEGKFIITPQYKQGSIFAEGIAIVVQENNHPQLIDTKGEVIKTLTDLEEVKPFINGYALVKKGSYWGMINKTGDIAIPTIYKSLGNYYEGLAAFSLKGNDDEEPKYGYINEKGIIIITPQFKYAGEFHDGLARVSNSELYGYIDKEGKYKINPQFKSGKDFSNGVAFVNNGDSWGMIDNKGQYLLNPQFKQVPKHKISDLIPAKSIDDKFGYVNEEGSFKINPQFESASSFYKDIAIVRTAGKWGIIDMEGSYIVNPQFDNILYPEITEYLFAFQSIKSDYFNTHQIADFLLNGTDKNMFFNINPQSTYKEISSNFKGDLNYKNLISYKNIEINEYVFIDEITFGFSENIKQQIPIYKTIQRYDSRKGGYYNEQVFDHYDNINNESAEFRGAIFKIELKDKAQDHANEIYTRLKDELITNTDLTINEERLGGEIAFLSMENNNYSIVINYVTKSPQYIEIRYYNKVANPGDTDL, encoded by the coding sequence ATGAAATCACCAATTATCGGATTCCTACTTATTGCAGTATCTCTATTTGCATGCAACAAGAAGTCTGACTTTATCTCTGATTATGATTTATCAATTATCCCCTTCGAACAGAATAAACTGTGGGGATACATTGACAAAAAAGGGGAGATACTGATAAATCCACAATTCAAAACAGCATCACTTTTCTATGAAAATATTGCATTAGTGCAAACAGACGATGACAAATGGGGGTACATAAACACAGAAGGAAAATTTATTATTACCCCTCAATACAAACAAGGATCAATATTTGCTGAAGGAATAGCAATAGTTGTTCAAGAAAATAACCATCCCCAACTAATAGATACTAAAGGAGAAGTAATAAAAACCCTCACAGATTTAGAGGAAGTTAAACCCTTTATCAATGGCTATGCATTAGTAAAAAAAGGTTCCTATTGGGGAATGATAAATAAAACCGGAGACATTGCAATACCGACAATTTATAAATCTCTAGGCAATTACTATGAAGGTCTAGCAGCATTCTCTCTAAAAGGCAATGATGACGAAGAACCTAAATATGGCTATATAAATGAAAAAGGGATCATTATTATTACCCCACAATTTAAATATGCCGGGGAATTTCATGATGGACTAGCACGTGTATCCAACAGTGAACTATATGGCTACATTGACAAAGAAGGAAAATACAAAATCAACCCGCAATTTAAATCAGGCAAAGATTTTTCAAATGGGGTAGCTTTCGTTAACAACGGTGATAGCTGGGGGATGATTGATAATAAGGGCCAATATTTACTAAACCCCCAATTTAAACAAGTTCCTAAACATAAAATATCAGATTTAATTCCAGCCAAAAGCATTGATGATAAGTTTGGATATGTAAACGAAGAGGGGAGTTTTAAGATTAACCCCCAATTTGAATCTGCAAGCAGCTTTTATAAGGACATAGCTATTGTTCGAACTGCAGGCAAATGGGGTATTATTGACATGGAAGGCTCATATATAGTAAACCCACAATTTGATAATATACTATATCCGGAAATAACAGAATATTTGTTTGCTTTTCAAAGCATTAAATCTGATTACTTTAACACACATCAAATAGCTGATTTCCTATTAAATGGAACCGATAAAAACATGTTTTTCAATATAAATCCACAATCTACCTACAAAGAAATCTCTTCAAATTTTAAAGGGGATTTAAACTACAAAAATTTGATCAGCTACAAGAACATTGAAATAAACGAATATGTATTTATAGATGAAATAACATTTGGATTTTCGGAAAATATTAAGCAACAAATACCAATATATAAAACCATTCAACGATATGATAGTCGTAAAGGAGGCTACTACAACGAGCAAGTTTTTGATCATTATGATAATATTAATAATGAAAGTGCTGAATTTAGAGGTGCCATTTTCAAAATTGAGCTAAAAGACAAGGCACAAGATCATGCTAATGAAATTTATACAAGACTTAAAGATGAATTGATAACCAATACTGATCTCACTATTAATGAAGAAAGATTAGGGGGCGAGATTGCATTCCTTTCAATGGAAAATAATAACTACAGTATAGTAATAAATTATGTTACAAAATCTCCACAATATATTGAAATAAGGTACTACAATAAAGTTGCAAATCCCGGTGATACTGATTTATAA
- the gap gene encoding type I glyceraldehyde-3-phosphate dehydrogenase, which produces MSNYRVAINGFGRIGRIFLRRALEKSNFEIIAINDLTDVQTLAHLFKYDSVHGRFSGTVEVKGNDLLINDKLIRVYAEKDPAKLPWKTLNIDLVMESTGHFLDKEHAMLHITAGAKKVVLSAPPKGSDIKTIVLGVNDNLLTQDDVIISNASCTTNCAAPMIKVIHENFDIESAYITTVHSYTGDQRLHDSPHKDLRRARAAAENIVPTSTGAAKAITLTYPDLIGKIGGAGIRVPVKDGSLTDITCIINKETTVEQINVLFKVAANSDLKGILSYTEDPIVSTDIIGDPNSCIFDAQLTHVIGRMVKIVGWYDNEFGYSSRLADLIERIAKM; this is translated from the coding sequence ATGAGTAACTATCGCGTAGCAATCAATGGATTCGGGCGTATCGGAAGAATTTTCCTCCGCAGGGCCCTCGAAAAAAGCAATTTTGAAATTATTGCCATTAACGACCTTACCGACGTTCAAACACTGGCACATTTGTTTAAATATGACTCTGTGCACGGGAGATTTAGTGGTACAGTTGAGGTGAAGGGTAACGATTTGCTCATAAATGATAAGCTGATTCGTGTGTATGCCGAAAAAGACCCCGCTAAATTGCCATGGAAAACCCTCAATATCGACCTGGTAATGGAATCAACAGGGCATTTTCTCGATAAGGAACATGCAATGCTACACATTACTGCCGGCGCTAAAAAAGTTGTGCTTTCTGCACCACCAAAGGGTTCCGATATTAAAACAATTGTGCTCGGTGTTAACGATAACCTGCTTACTCAGGATGATGTTATCATCTCCAATGCCTCATGCACAACCAACTGTGCTGCTCCTATGATTAAGGTGATTCATGAAAATTTTGATATCGAATCGGCTTATATTACTACCGTGCACAGCTATACCGGCGACCAACGTTTACATGATTCGCCGCATAAGGACCTCCGCAGGGCAAGAGCCGCTGCCGAAAATATTGTGCCTACATCAACAGGCGCTGCAAAAGCAATCACACTCACTTACCCCGACCTGATTGGTAAAATTGGTGGTGCAGGTATTCGTGTTCCGGTAAAGGATGGTTCATTAACGGATATTACTTGTATCATTAATAAAGAAACTACAGTTGAACAGATCAACGTATTATTTAAAGTTGCAGCAAACAGCGATTTGAAAGGTATTTTAAGTTATACCGAAGATCCAATTGTTTCAACCGATATTATTGGTGACCCGAATTCATGCATTTTTGATGCGCAACTTACACACGTTATCGGCAGAATGGTGAAAATTGTTGGCTGGTACGATAATGAATTTGGTTACTCCAGTCGCCTCGCCGATTTAATTGAACGTATTGCAAAAATGTAA
- a CDS encoding phosphoglycerate kinase, translating to MKTVAQFNFSGHRAVIRVDFNVPLDKQTFAVTDDNRLRAALPTINKIINEGGSVVLMSHLGRPKGGPEDKYSLRHVVQPLSLLLAKPVQFVNDCIGETAVQAAKNLKSGEILLVENLRFHAEEEKGDAAFAQELAKLGDVYVNDAFGTAHRAHASTTIIANYFDAAHKMAGFLLAAEVAAATKVLHQHEKPFTAIIGGAKVSDKIMILERLLEKADNIIIGGGMAYTFFKAMGGNIGSSLCETEKLDTAKELLEKAKAKGVNILLPEDSILADKFDNAAQIQSGDSNNIPDGWMGLDIGEKAIQKFSEVIAASKTILWNGPMGVFEMENFAKGTIAIAKAIAASTKNGAYSLVGGGDSVAAVNKFHLADEVSYVSTGGGAMLEFLKVRSYPALRRFIN from the coding sequence ATGAAAACTGTTGCCCAATTTAATTTCTCAGGACACCGTGCAGTAATTCGTGTGGATTTTAATGTGCCTTTAGATAAACAAACATTTGCAGTTACCGATGATAATCGCCTGCGCGCTGCTTTGCCAACTATAAATAAAATAATTAATGAAGGTGGTTCGGTTGTGTTAATGTCGCACCTGGGCAGACCAAAAGGCGGACCTGAGGATAAATATTCGTTACGTCACGTTGTGCAACCTTTATCGCTGTTGCTGGCTAAACCGGTTCAGTTTGTTAATGATTGTATTGGCGAGACTGCAGTGCAGGCAGCAAAAAATTTAAAATCAGGAGAAATTTTATTAGTTGAAAATTTGCGTTTTCATGCTGAAGAAGAAAAAGGTGATGCTGCATTTGCACAGGAATTAGCAAAACTGGGTGATGTATATGTAAATGATGCTTTTGGAACTGCTCACCGTGCACATGCATCAACAACTATTATTGCAAATTATTTTGACGCTGCACATAAAATGGCCGGTTTTTTATTAGCGGCAGAAGTGGCAGCAGCTACCAAAGTTTTACATCAACACGAAAAACCATTTACTGCTATAATCGGTGGCGCAAAAGTTTCTGATAAAATTATGATTTTGGAACGCCTGCTCGAAAAAGCAGATAATATTATTATCGGTGGCGGAATGGCGTATACCTTTTTTAAAGCAATGGGCGGTAATATTGGAAGCTCATTATGTGAAACAGAAAAATTAGATACGGCAAAAGAATTATTAGAAAAAGCGAAGGCAAAAGGTGTAAATATTTTATTGCCTGAAGATTCAATTCTTGCCGATAAATTTGATAATGCTGCACAAATTCAATCCGGCGACAGTAATAATATTCCTGATGGATGGATGGGTTTGGATATTGGCGAAAAAGCGATTCAAAAATTCAGCGAAGTAATTGCTGCATCTAAAACAATTTTGTGGAACGGACCTATGGGTGTTTTTGAGATGGAAAATTTTGCGAAAGGAACAATTGCCATTGCAAAAGCCATTGCAGCATCTACAAAAAATGGTGCATATTCATTAGTTGGTGGTGGCGACAGTGTTGCTGCGGTAAATAAATTTCATCTTGCAGATGAAGTTAGTTATGTATCAACCGGTGGCGGTGCAATGCTCGAATTTTTGAAGGTAAGGAGTTACCCGGCGTTGCGGCGATTCATTAATTAG